From Chryseobacterium camelliae:
TTTTGCGAGCCCTTTTCGCCGGTGTTTCTCTTCTGTAACAATACGATCATAGACCGCTATCCCATCAATAATAATAAGCCTTCCGATTGCAGCTTCCTTGTTTTCATATATGATCCTGACAATACATTTTTCAGGACTATGACGCTGAATGTCCATGCTGTAACCATCAGGCATAGCATTATTGCCGAAATTCATTCTGCTGTTGCAGTACATCATGTATCCCTGAGGCTGTACGATCCAATGGGTAGGAATCAGGGGCCTGAATTCTTCATACGGAGCACATACCTTCAGAAAAACCCATGATTCATCAACAGTTTTAGCCAGCGAGAAAAAATCATTATTCAATTCCGGGAATACATAACGGACTTTTTGTTTCGGCTCCCCGACATTGATACGGTATCCGGAAGCATATTTTTGAGGCATGGGCAGGTCTCTTGACAAAGACCATGCTCTCAGCCATTTTTCAACGATCCCTTCAGATTCCTCCGGTTTCACAATTAGGCCAGGAATTCATCAACAGAAACCGTTTTCTGTTCACCTTTTTCAAGGTTCTTAAACGTTACTGTTTTATTTTTGATTTCTTCCTCTCCCAAAAAGACCAGATTCTTTATTCCTTTTTTCTCTGCATAGGTAAACTGTTTGGCAATCTTCGCATTTTCAGGATATAATTCAGCCGAAATTCCTTTAGCACGAAGCTGCACAATCAGTTTCAGGGCTTCTGGCGTCCCTTCCGGTCCAAAGTTAGCAAACAGATAGTCTGTTTTTGAGTCAGCACCTTCAGGGAAAAGCCCAAGTTCTTCAATCACCAGATAAATCCTGTCAAGACCAAAAGAAATTCCGATCCCAGGGATATTTTTTACCCCGAAAACTTCAGTCAGGTTATCATATCGCCCGCCTCCGCCAATGGAACCCATCTGTACATTTTGAGCTTTAACTTCAAAGATGGCCCCGGTATAATAGTCTAGACCTCTGGCTAGGGTAATATCAAAAACAAGTTTGTTTGCATCCGCGCCAAGCTGTATGGATTGGTTGAGAACAAATTCAAGCTCCTCAACTCCTTTCAGGCCGGTTTCATTACCTACAAACTTTTCTTTTAGTTGGCTAAGGTTTTCCAAAGCGTTATCAGACTGGGTGAACAGGAAATCGAGCTTATCGATGGATTCCTGGCTGATGCCTCTTTCAAGAAGCTCTTTGGTTACGCCGTCTTTTCCTATCTTGTCCAGTTTATCCAGAGCTACGGTGAAATCAATCAACTGATTTGTAATTCCTGCATATTCCGCCAGTCCGGAAAGGATTTTTCTGTTGTTGATATGAATGGCTACAGAAACACCAAGATCTGCAAATGATTTCAGGTACAGCTGAACCAGGTCAACTTCCTGCAACAGGCTTTCACTACCCACCACATCAGCATCGCACTGATAAAACTCTCTGAATCTTCCTTTTTGCGGACGGTCTGCCCTCCAAACCGGCTGGATCTGGTAACGTTTGAAAGGAAATGTCAATGTATT
This genomic window contains:
- a CDS encoding GNAT family N-acetyltransferase, translating into MKPEESEGIVEKWLRAWSLSRDLPMPQKYASGYRINVGEPKQKVRYVFPELNNDFFSLAKTVDESWVFLKVCAPYEEFRPLIPTHWIVQPQGYMMYCNSRMNFGNNAMPDGYSMDIQRHSPEKCIVRIIYENKEAAIGRLIIIDGIAVYDRIVTEEKHRRKGLAKKIMAVLEDIAFSEGTQYNFLVATEQGRLLYESLGWKLYSVYTSVVIPSNN
- the hisS gene encoding histidine--tRNA ligase, which codes for MKPGLAKGTRDFTALEVSRRRYIINTLQRNFELFGFQPLETPSFENLSTLTGKYGEEGDRLIFKILNSGDYTAKVNQEDWEDKNHQKLTSQISDKALRYDLTVPFARFVAMNHNTLTFPFKRYQIQPVWRADRPQKGRFREFYQCDADVVGSESLLQEVDLVQLYLKSFADLGVSVAIHINNRKILSGLAEYAGITNQLIDFTVALDKLDKIGKDGVTKELLERGISQESIDKLDFLFTQSDNALENLSQLKEKFVGNETGLKGVEELEFVLNQSIQLGADANKLVFDITLARGLDYYTGAIFEVKAQNVQMGSIGGGGRYDNLTEVFGVKNIPGIGISFGLDRIYLVIEELGLFPEGADSKTDYLFANFGPEGTPEALKLIVQLRAKGISAELYPENAKIAKQFTYAEKKGIKNLVFLGEEEIKNKTVTFKNLEKGEQKTVSVDEFLA